The Panacibacter microcysteis genome includes a window with the following:
- a CDS encoding YdeI/OmpD-associated family protein → MPAREPKIDAYIEKSADFAKPILQHIRQLVHTACPEVTEAVKWGMPFFDCDGPVCNMASFKKHCAFGFWKAALMKDPENIFNKDGKNAMGQFDRITSLEDLPADKIIIAYIKEAVALNKAGIKQVKTKMPVQELPVPEALVTALQQHTNAKAVFENFPPSHRKEYIQWINEAKTAATQDKRIATAIEWMAEGKGRNWKYEKK, encoded by the coding sequence ATGCCTGCCAGAGAACCTAAAATAGATGCGTACATAGAAAAGTCAGCCGACTTTGCGAAACCCATTCTGCAACACATCAGGCAACTGGTGCATACTGCCTGCCCGGAGGTAACGGAAGCGGTAAAATGGGGAATGCCATTTTTTGATTGTGACGGACCTGTATGCAATATGGCATCGTTTAAAAAACATTGTGCCTTTGGTTTTTGGAAAGCCGCCCTGATGAAAGACCCGGAAAATATTTTTAACAAGGATGGTAAAAATGCCATGGGCCAGTTTGACAGGATAACATCGCTGGAAGATTTGCCTGCGGATAAGATCATTATTGCTTACATAAAAGAAGCGGTGGCACTGAATAAAGCAGGCATAAAACAAGTAAAAACAAAAATGCCGGTACAGGAATTGCCCGTGCCGGAAGCGCTGGTCACTGCACTGCAACAACATACAAACGCCAAAGCAGTTTTTGAGAATTTTCCACCATCTCACCGCAAGGAATACATACAATGGATAAACGAAGCTAAAACAGCGGCAACACAGGATAAGCGCATTGCTACAGCCATTGAATGGATGGCAGAAGGCAAAGGCAGAAACTGGAAGTATGAAAAAAAATAA
- the serS gene encoding serine--tRNA ligase, whose product MLQVNVLRQQTAWVKERLAVKNFKQPELVDEIIALDDERKKLQAAFDTIQSKINTASKEIGRLMGQGKKEEAEAAKAEVATNKTAVGELTEKMNSTEKTLQEKLLQLPNLPSATVPPGKSAEDNVVVRTGGSDVTLYEGAVPHWDLIEKYNIVDFETGSKVTGRGFPFYKGKGAKLQRSLIQYFLDYNTAAGYTEFIPPFMVNEASAYGTGQLPDKEGQMYHITADGFYLIPTSEVPVTNIYRDTIVKETELPVMMTAYSPCFRREAGSFGKDVRGLNRLHQFEKVEIVQITHPDKSYEAHTAMVEHIERLIQSLELPYRILHLCGGDMSFTSALTYDFEIFSAAQQRWLEVSSVSNFESYQTNRLKCRFKDASGKTQLTHSLNGSSLALPRILAGILENNQTATGIKIPFVLQPYFGAAELS is encoded by the coding sequence ATGTTACAGGTAAATGTTTTGCGCCAGCAAACAGCATGGGTTAAAGAAAGACTGGCCGTAAAAAACTTTAAACAGCCGGAACTGGTTGATGAGATTATTGCGTTGGATGATGAAAGGAAAAAGCTACAGGCAGCGTTTGATACCATACAATCGAAAATAAACACTGCATCCAAAGAAATTGGCAGGCTGATGGGCCAGGGCAAAAAAGAAGAAGCGGAAGCAGCAAAAGCGGAAGTGGCCACCAACAAAACTGCAGTTGGCGAACTGACGGAAAAAATGAACAGCACCGAAAAAACGCTGCAGGAAAAACTGTTGCAGTTACCCAACCTGCCATCTGCTACAGTGCCACCGGGTAAATCTGCGGAAGATAACGTGGTGGTGAGAACAGGCGGCAGTGATGTTACACTATATGAAGGTGCAGTACCGCACTGGGACCTTATTGAAAAATATAATATTGTTGATTTTGAAACGGGCTCTAAAGTTACCGGCCGCGGTTTTCCTTTTTATAAAGGTAAGGGTGCAAAACTGCAACGTTCATTGATTCAATATTTCCTGGATTACAATACTGCAGCGGGTTATACGGAATTTATTCCACCCTTTATGGTGAATGAAGCAAGTGCTTACGGTACAGGGCAACTGCCCGATAAAGAAGGACAAATGTATCATATAACTGCAGATGGGTTTTACCTTATTCCCACTTCTGAAGTGCCGGTGACGAATATTTACCGTGATACTATTGTAAAAGAAACTGAACTGCCTGTTATGATGACTGCTTATTCTCCATGTTTTAGAAGGGAGGCAGGCAGCTTTGGTAAAGATGTACGCGGGTTGAACCGCCTGCACCAGTTTGAGAAAGTAGAGATTGTGCAGATTACGCACCCTGATAAAAGCTATGAAGCGCATACCGCTATGGTGGAGCATATAGAACGTTTGATACAATCACTGGAACTGCCATACCGTATATTGCATTTGTGTGGCGGCGACATGAGCTTTACAAGTGCGCTTACCTACGATTTTGAAATATTCAGCGCTGCACAGCAACGCTGGCTGGAAGTAAGCAGTGTAAGCAATTTTGAAAGTTACCAGACCAACCGTTTAAAATGCCGCTTCAAAGATGCATCAGGCAAAACGCAGCTTACACATAGTCTTAATGGCAGTTCATTAGCACTACCCCGTATACTGGCCGGCATACTGGAAAACAACCAGACAGCGACCGGAATTAAGATTCCTTTTGTATTGCAGCCATATTTTGGCGCCGCAGAATTGAGCTAG
- a CDS encoding TonB-dependent receptor family protein, producing the protein MKKAIIGMLVVMVNTIAAAQSSNTGKTEKPRTDTLTPGQFLPDVTVVGTDIRHDMVQMPEIVGTHIFAGKKNALVVVNNVNGNVVNNTMRQILAKVPGIHIWESDGSGIQVGISTRGLSPNRSWDFNVRQNGYDISADPFGYPEAYYNPPMQAVQRIQILKGAGALQFGPQMGGMLNYVLRNGSGLNKPITFESQNTVGSFGMINTFNAIGGQSGKSNYYAFYDHRNADGWRANSNYKTNTGFATYGYRFTDKLHAGIEVLHYEMLSQQPGGLTDSLFNIDAQQSLRTRNWFNVQWTTAAANVDFKPGANSHFNLKLFGLSGTRNSIGFLNAITVADTINRNTGAYANRTVDIDKYKNVGAELRHLYNYSWGSEVNSLTTSVRYFRGNTTRFRNGKGNAGNDFNKDIEGVFPTELDFVSNNVAVAVENIFRINKRFLVIPALRWEQISTTANGRVGYTDTTEIKLADNSKSRGFLLPGAAAEYHLGTTEFYANFTGSYRPIQFADLSANATTDVVDPDLRDAKGYNIDFGYRGKLQNYLYFDAGVYYLNYRNRIGTITQMREDGSTYNYSTNVGNSHSKGFEGLIEFNPFQANWLKKTYGEVALFVSYAYTDAKYDDFKVITKASDGSLAETNLRDKRVENAPRHILRTGLTYFIKGFSLTAQLSHVSSAYSDANNTTTPSAAATTGLIPAYTVVDVALTYRFLSNYNIKAGINNLADVRYFTRRAGGYPGPGLMPSDARNCFVSFGIKI; encoded by the coding sequence ATGAAAAAAGCAATCATCGGTATGTTAGTCGTAATGGTAAACACCATTGCAGCGGCACAAAGTTCTAACACCGGCAAAACGGAAAAGCCAAGAACAGACACATTAACGCCAGGCCAGTTTTTACCAGATGTTACTGTGGTGGGAACAGACATCAGACACGACATGGTACAGATGCCTGAAATAGTGGGTACGCATATTTTCGCTGGTAAGAAAAATGCATTGGTAGTGGTAAACAATGTAAATGGTAATGTAGTAAATAACACCATGCGCCAGATATTGGCAAAAGTTCCGGGCATACATATTTGGGAAAGCGATGGCAGTGGTATACAGGTGGGTATATCTACACGTGGACTTAGCCCAAACCGTAGCTGGGATTTTAATGTGCGCCAAAACGGTTATGATATTTCCGCAGATCCGTTCGGTTATCCTGAGGCTTACTATAATCCACCGATGCAGGCGGTGCAACGCATACAGATTTTAAAAGGTGCAGGTGCTTTGCAGTTTGGCCCGCAAATGGGCGGTATGCTCAATTATGTATTGCGAAATGGCAGCGGGCTGAATAAACCCATCACCTTCGAGTCGCAAAATACAGTGGGCAGTTTTGGAATGATCAATACTTTCAATGCCATCGGCGGGCAGTCGGGAAAATCGAACTACTACGCTTTTTATGACCACAGAAACGCAGACGGATGGAGAGCGAACAGTAACTATAAAACCAATACGGGTTTTGCAACATATGGTTATCGTTTTACTGATAAACTGCATGCAGGCATTGAAGTGCTGCATTACGAAATGCTAAGCCAGCAACCCGGTGGTCTTACAGATTCTCTTTTTAATATCGATGCGCAGCAGTCTTTGCGTACGCGTAACTGGTTTAACGTACAATGGACAACCGCAGCAGCCAACGTGGATTTTAAACCTGGCGCCAACAGTCATTTTAATTTAAAGCTCTTTGGATTATCAGGCACCAGGAACAGTATTGGTTTTCTGAACGCTATTACCGTTGCAGATACCATAAACCGCAATACAGGTGCCTATGCCAACAGAACGGTGGATATTGATAAGTATAAAAATGTTGGCGCAGAGCTACGCCACTTATACAATTATAGCTGGGGCAGCGAAGTAAATTCTCTTACCACTTCTGTAAGATATTTCAGGGGCAATACAACCCGTTTCCGCAACGGCAAAGGAAATGCCGGCAATGATTTTAATAAAGACATTGAAGGCGTTTTTCCTACAGAACTTGATTTTGTATCAAACAATGTAGCAGTGGCGGTAGAAAATATTTTCAGGATAAACAAACGATTTCTTGTTATTCCTGCATTAAGGTGGGAGCAGATTTCTACCACTGCAAACGGCAGGGTGGGTTATACAGATACCACCGAAATAAAACTTGCTGACAATAGCAAAAGCAGGGGCTTTTTATTACCGGGTGCAGCTGCTGAATATCATCTTGGCACTACCGAATTCTATGCAAACTTTACGGGATCATACCGGCCTATACAATTCGCAGACCTTAGCGCCAACGCAACCACCGATGTCGTAGACCCTGACCTGCGGGATGCAAAAGGATACAATATTGATTTTGGCTACCGCGGTAAGCTACAAAACTACCTTTACTTCGATGCAGGTGTGTATTATCTTAATTACCGCAACCGTATAGGTACTATTACACAAATGAGGGAGGACGGCAGTACATACAATTACAGTACAAATGTTGGCAACAGCCATAGCAAAGGATTTGAGGGTTTAATTGAATTCAATCCGTTCCAGGCAAACTGGTTGAAAAAAACATATGGCGAGGTGGCACTGTTTGTTTCTTACGCATATACTGATGCGAAGTATGATGATTTTAAAGTGATCACCAAAGCCAGCGATGGAAGTCTTGCAGAAACTAATCTAAGGGATAAACGTGTAGAGAATGCGCCGCGCCACATTCTGAGAACCGGGCTTACTTACTTTATCAAAGGGTTTTCACTAACTGCTCAGTTGAGTCATGTAAGCAGTGCTTATTCAGATGCAAATAATACCACTACACCCAGTGCCGCTGCAACAACCGGTCTTATACCTGCCTACACCGTTGTGGATGTGGCACTCACTTATCGCTTTCTTAGCAACTACAATATAAAAGCGGGCATTAACAACCTTGCTGATGTACGTTATTTTACACGTCGCGCAGGCGGCTATCCTGGTCCGGGTTTAATGCCTTCAGATGCAAGAAATTGCTTCGTGTCTTTTGGCATTAAAATATAA
- a CDS encoding alpha/beta hydrolase, whose protein sequence is MNIYKHYTQAQLNDQYNNRLHVPDFAAYLSRWEQTSLTVAAQHANFADIPYGNHARERLDIFPGNKPCTKVLVFIHGGYWQLFDKAMFHFIAPAFLRYNVTTVLINYPLAPAATMDQIVAATRKAMLWLQQNLQTYHVPTTDVYVAGHSAGAHLAAMLAADAALTNTHFIKGMCLLSGLYNLIPIQLSNRNEILQMDTATAIRNSPVYSTAVNTCPLLIAAGAAETAEFKAQSQEFWQSSLKNATPADLLLLDGLHHFSIPNAFVDADSALHKAMRQLMDV, encoded by the coding sequence ATGAATATATACAAGCATTACACGCAGGCGCAACTAAACGACCAATACAACAACCGCCTGCATGTGCCTGATTTTGCTGCTTATCTTTCGCGCTGGGAACAAACCAGCCTAACCGTTGCTGCGCAGCACGCAAATTTTGCAGACATACCTTATGGCAATCATGCGAGGGAACGACTTGATATATTCCCAGGCAATAAGCCCTGTACCAAAGTGCTTGTTTTTATACACGGTGGTTACTGGCAATTGTTTGATAAAGCCATGTTTCATTTCATTGCACCTGCTTTTCTCCGTTACAACGTTACCACCGTACTTATCAACTATCCGCTTGCACCTGCCGCAACAATGGATCAGATTGTTGCGGCTACACGCAAAGCCATGCTGTGGCTGCAGCAAAACCTGCAAACGTATCATGTTCCAACAACCGATGTATACGTAGCCGGGCACAGTGCCGGTGCACATCTTGCTGCCATGTTAGCTGCTGATGCCGCATTAACAAACACCCACTTTATAAAAGGCATGTGTTTACTAAGCGGCTTATACAATTTAATACCCATCCAGCTTTCTAACCGCAACGAAATATTGCAGATGGATACCGCAACTGCCATACGAAACAGCCCGGTATATTCAACGGCTGTTAATACCTGCCCCTTGCTTATTGCGGCAGGTGCTGCAGAAACAGCAGAGTTTAAAGCGCAGAGCCAAGAGTTTTGGCAAAGCAGTTTGAAAAACGCCACACCCGCAGACTTACTGCTATTAGATGGCCTGCACCACTTCTCTATTCCCAACGCATTTGTTGATGCAGACAGTGCATTGCATAAAGCCATGCGACAATTGATGGATGTATAA
- a CDS encoding DJ-1/PfpI family protein, whose product MAAGKILIITGDAGESFEILYASHRLREVGFVPVIAAPAVKRMNLVIHDFELGWDTYVERKGYLVEADISFDNVNTADYEALLLPGGRAPEYLRNNESVIKIVQEFARNNKYIFAICHGVQILVTAGLVNNKKIACYEHVKFEVESCGGVYVSPDEAVQDGMIVTGKTWQSHPEFYRLVFQCLQE is encoded by the coding sequence ATGGCAGCAGGAAAAATATTGATCATCACCGGCGATGCAGGCGAAAGCTTTGAAATCCTCTATGCATCGCACCGCTTAAGAGAGGTAGGTTTTGTGCCCGTAATAGCAGCACCGGCAGTAAAAAGAATGAACCTCGTAATACATGATTTTGAACTGGGATGGGACACATATGTTGAGCGGAAAGGCTACCTCGTAGAAGCAGACATTTCTTTTGATAATGTAAATACTGCAGACTACGAAGCGCTGTTACTACCCGGCGGCAGGGCACCCGAATACCTGCGCAACAACGAAAGCGTTATAAAAATTGTGCAGGAGTTTGCCCGTAACAACAAATACATTTTCGCAATATGCCACGGCGTACAGATCCTGGTAACAGCCGGTTTGGTAAACAATAAAAAAATTGCCTGCTACGAACATGTAAAGTTTGAAGTAGAAAGCTGCGGTGGCGTATATGTTTCTCCCGACGAAGCTGTGCAGGATGGCATGATCGTTACCGGCAAAACATGGCAATCGCACCCCGAATTTTACAGGCTGGTCTTTCAATGCCTGCAGGAATAA
- a CDS encoding sugar phosphate isomerase/epimerase family protein, which translates to MNRRSFLGTTAAALAATGLASAIPATLQAAARKKGISMPIGFQSYVFREEISNQPHETMSRLAGYGYKNVEWCSPKGYQGPFAPLAKYSGKELKKITNDAGLESTSCHFTWQEITNDESLKERIEFAHQLGLKHMVCSGGLGAKTADEIKQRCAQMNHVGEMVKKAGMIAGYHNHNGEFDEKINGRPQYDLMLEQLDPAMVKMQFQVAAITSGYKAQDYFRKFPGRFISAHLQDYSPTDHTKEVVMGTGIVDWKDFFAAVKTGGLQYIFVEMESDQSIMQGCADYLKQL; encoded by the coding sequence ATGAACAGAAGATCTTTTTTAGGTACTACCGCAGCAGCACTGGCTGCAACAGGGCTGGCTTCCGCAATTCCTGCAACGTTACAGGCAGCCGCCCGTAAAAAAGGCATCAGCATGCCCATCGGTTTCCAGTCTTACGTTTTCCGCGAAGAAATATCGAACCAGCCACACGAAACCATGAGCCGTCTTGCCGGTTATGGGTACAAAAATGTAGAGTGGTGCAGCCCAAAAGGCTACCAGGGGCCGTTTGCACCACTGGCAAAATATTCCGGTAAAGAACTGAAAAAGATCACCAACGATGCCGGTCTCGAAAGCACCAGTTGCCACTTTACCTGGCAGGAAATAACCAACGATGAAAGCCTGAAAGAACGCATTGAATTTGCACACCAGCTTGGTTTAAAACACATGGTTTGTTCCGGTGGTCTTGGTGCAAAAACCGCAGATGAAATAAAACAACGCTGCGCACAAATGAACCATGTGGGCGAAATGGTAAAGAAAGCAGGTATGATTGCGGGCTACCACAACCACAATGGCGAGTTTGATGAAAAAATTAATGGCCGGCCACAGTACGATCTTATGCTCGAGCAACTGGATCCTGCAATGGTAAAAATGCAGTTCCAGGTAGCTGCTATAACCTCGGGTTATAAGGCACAGGATTACTTCCGCAAATTTCCGGGGCGTTTTATTTCAGCACACCTGCAGGATTACAGTCCTACCGATCATACAAAAGAAGTAGTAATGGGAACCGGCATTGTAGACTGGAAAGATTTTTTTGCTGCTGTTAAAACCGGCGGGCTCCAATACATCTTTGTAGAAATGGAATCTGACCAGTCAATTATGCAGGGCTGTGCCGATTACCTGAAACAATTATAA